GGGCGATCGACCGCGCGCGCTGAAAGAGAGCCGAGCCAGACAGCCGAACCCGCACACCGAAAGAGAACCAGACCAGGTGGTCGAACCCGCGTGCCGGGAGAGGTGTCAGCGGAGCGGGAGGAGTTGGTCGAGGGCGGATTTGACGCGGTCGACGGTCACCCCGCAGGTGCGCAGGCGGTGTGCCAGGAGGGAAGCCGCCAGCGGGGCCAGCAGCTGGTCGGCCAGGACATAGGCGTCGGCCTTCGGATCCGCCTGGCCGATGAGCATCGACAGGTGCGCGTGGTAGCCGTCGTACGCGCCGCCGAACCGGGCGAAAGGGCTCGCCGTCTCGGCCATCAGCAGCAGGTCGAGCTGCTCGACCGTGCGGTCCGTCAGCGCGTGCAGGAAGGCGCGGATCCTGGTCACCGGGTCGGCTCCCGGGCCGAGCGGTGGCGGGCCCTGAATGAAGGCCGACTGGAACTCGCGCTCCCTCTCGTCGATCAGCGCGTACGCCAGCCCCGAGCGGTCGCCGAACCTGCGGTACAGCGTGCCGACGCCCACCCCCGCAGCGGCGGCGACCTCGGCCATCGCCAGTCCCTCCACGCCGTGGACGGAGACGATCTCGGCCGCCGCGGCCAGGATCTTCGCCCGGTTGCGCGCGGCGTCGACGCGCTCGCGTCGCGGGTTGGTCACAGCCTCCACGGAGACAGCCTACTGAAAGCCTTGCAAGCGGAATGCGTTCCGGTTTATCGTGCAACCGGAACCTATTCCGTATATGGAGGACGTCATGACACGCAGAGTCGCGCTGGTCACCGGAGGAAGCCGCGGCATCGGGGCCGCCATCGCCCTCAGGCTGGCCGCCGAGGGCGCCGATGTGGTGATCACCTATGCGCGTGCGGCCGACCGTGCCGCGACGGTCGTCAAGGAGATCGAGGCCGCGGGCGTTCGCGGGCTGGCCGTGGCGGCGGAGGCGTCCGACGCGAGGCAGGTCGTCGCGGCGGTCGAAAGGACGGTCGCCGAGTTCGGCCGGATCGACGTGGTGGTCAGCAACGCGGGCGTCGCGCCGTTCGGGCCGCTGGAGGACGTGACGCTCGAGGAGGTCGACAGCACACTGGCGATCCACGCGCGCGCCGCGTTCGTGCTGGCCCAGGCGGCCGCCAGGCACATGGGCAGGGGCGGCCGGATCATCTGCATCGGCAGCAGCCTCGCCGAACGCGTGCCGTATCCGGGCTGGACCCTCTACTCGATGAGCAAGTCGGCGCTGATCGGGCTGACGAAGGGCCTGGCAAGGGATCTCGGCCCGAGGGGCATCACCGCCAACCTCGTGCATCCGGGGTCGACGGACACGGAGATGAACCCGGCCGACAGCCAGGAGGCGGAGGAGGAGCGCGCGTTCACCGCCCTGAACACCTACTGCAGCCCCGACGACATCGCCGCCACCGTCGCCCACCTCGCAGGGGAGGGCGGCAGGCACATCACCGGCGCCGCCATCACCGTCGACGCGGGCACGACGGCCTGACGTCATGGCCTGGGTGCTGCTCGTCCTCGCCGCCGGGCTGGAGATCGTCTGGGCCACCGCGCTCGAGCGTTCGGACGGGTTCTCCCGCCCATGGCCCGCGCTCCTCGGCGTGGCCGCGGCGGCGCTGAGTCTCGTGCTGCTCACCTTCGCGCTCAGGTCGCTGCCGATGGGCACGGCGTACGCCGTCTGGGTGGGCCTCGGCGCCGTCGGAGTCGCCGCGGCGGGCATCGTCGCCCTGGGCGAGAGCGCGTCGCCGGCCAGGCTGGCCTGCCTGGCGCTCATCGTGCTCGGCGTCATCGGGCTCAGGCTCCTGGACGGATGACCCGCGCACCAGCGTTCAAGACGGAGGACGGCGCGGTCGGCAGGGTGGACGGCATGCGGTTCGATACGAAGATCGGCATCGTCGTCCGGGAGGACCTCGCTGCCTGGCAGAAGCTCAACGTCACCGCCTTCCTGGCCAGTGCCGTCGCCGGTGGGGAGCCGGAGACGATCGGCCGGCCGTACGAGGACGGCTCGGGAAACGAGTACCTCCCGATGTTCAGGCAGCCGGTGCTCGTCTACGCCACGGACGGCGAAGGGCTGGCCGGGGTGAGGGAGCGCGCCATGGCCCGCGGGCTGCGGGTGGCCGTCTACACCGAGGATCTGTTCAAGACCGGCAACGACGACGACAACAGGGCGGCGGTGCGCGCCGTGCTGGAGGAGGACCTGAGGCTGGTCGGGCTCGCGATCTACGGGCCGCGCAACGCGGTGGACAAGGTGACGAAGGGCCTGTCGCTGCATCCGTGATCACCACCTGCGGCGGCGGGCGGAGCGCAGCCTGCCGAGGATGCGGGTGACCTGATCGGGCGCCGGTTTCCAGCCGCACTCGATCAGGGCGTTGGCCACCTGCTCGACGAGGTCGGCGCCGCGCCCCGGGATCACGTCACGGCGGACGGTGATGACGCGCCATCCCGCGGTGCGCAGGGCGGCGCGGCGGCCAAGGTCGCGCCTGCGGTCGGCGGCCGAGGTGTGGTGCTCGTGGCCGTCGTACTCGACGGCGAGCATGAAAGCCGGCCATCCGAGGTCGAGGTGGACGAGACGGCCGCCGGGCAGGTCGACGCGGATCTGGGTGGCGGGGCGGGGCAGCCCGCCCTCGACGAGGATGACCCTGAGCCAGCTCTCCCGAGGGGAGGCGGCGCCCCTGTCGGCCATCGCGAGCGTCTCCCAGAGGCCGCGGAAGCCCGTGGCCCTGCGCAGGAGGCCGTCGTGATCGACGCCGCGGCGCAGGAACTGGTCGACGATGGCGATCCCCTCAGGACGAGGGAGCCGCTGGGCGCAGTCGAACGCGGTGCGTTCGGGAGTGGTCACGCGGACGGACCTGTGGCAGGTCACGTCGGCGGACGGGAGCGAGGCGACATGAACGGCGCACCCAGGCACCTCCGCCGGGTGCGGGACTGCCAGCTCGACGGGCCACGCGTCCTCGCTCTCGCTCAGGGCGTCGAGGCCCCAGATGTGAGCGGCGGTGCGGAGACAGGCGGCGGCGCCGGAGACCATGCCGGTGAACAGGCGGGCCCTGTCGAGGAGGGAGGGTTGCACGGGGCCAGGATGGCGGGGCGGCGCGCGGCCCCGGACGTGCGAACAGGATTCTGTGGACGGCCGGCCGTTGTCCACAGGCGGTCGCGGCTCAGGGCCAGGAGGAGTCCTGGTCCGGGTCGCCGCCGTTGGACAGGAGCCGGATGTCCGATTCGACCATCATCGCCACCAACTCCTCGAAGGGCACCGTGGGCTCCCATCCGAGCTGCACCCGGGCCTTCTTCGGATCGGCGCACAGCAGGTCCACCTCGGCGGGCCGGTGCAGGCTCTGGTCGCCGACGACGTACTTCTCCCAGTCGAGCCCCGCCGCCGTGAACGCCGCCTCGACCAGTTCCCTGACCGAGTGCGTGCGCCCGGTACCGATCACGTAGTCCTCGGGGGTGTCGGCCTGGAGCATGAGATGCATGGCCCGCACGTAGTCACCGGCGAAACCCCAGTCGCGGCGCGCCTCCAGGTTGCCGAGCCGCAGCTCGGAGGCGAGACCGAGCTTGATCCGCGCCGCCCCGAGCGACACCTTGCGCGTCACGAACTCCGCGCCCCTGCGGGGCGACTCGTGGTTGAACAGGATTCCCGACACCGCGAACATCCCGTAGGACTCGCGGTAGTTCTGGGTGAGGAAGTGACCGTAGGCCTTGGCCACGCCGTACGGCGAGCGCGGGTGGAAGGACGTGCGCTCGTTCTGCGGAGTCTCGCTGACCTGCCCGAACATCTCCGACGAGGAGGCCTGGTAGAAGCGGATGGAGGCGCCGCGCGAGGAGCACACCCTGATGGCCTCCAGCATGCGCAGCACGCCCATGCCCGTGACCTCGGCCGTCAGCTCGGCCTGCTCCCACGACATCGGCACGAAGGAGATCGCCCCGAGGTTGTAGACCTCGTCCGGCTGCACCTTCTCCACCGCGGAGATCAGCGACCCCTGGTCGAGCAGGTCACCCCTGACCACCTGGACATCCGCCAGCAGCTTGCGCATCCTCGACACGCGCGGGTTGGCCTGCCCCCTGGCCAGACCCCACACCTCGTACCCCGAAGCGAGCAGGTGCTCGGCCAGATAGGAACCGTCCTGCCCGGTGATGCCGGTGATCAGCGCGCGCCTGGCCAACGAGGCCCTCCATCGATAGTCCTTGGGACGGGAATGTACAGCTAGGTCCCCCAACGAAGCATCAGCCCTCATAGAACGCGTTCCACCGAACGACGTTCGGTACGGCTAACTTCCCAGTTCGCGCCCCGTGAAAGCCATCCGAGGAACAATTCCACAAGAGGCCCCTCATACCTACCCAATGGTAAGGTGCGCAGACTAAGGTCATCTTTCACGGTACCGGGCGGAGAAAGGGGTGCCAGTGGGCGACTCTCTGCGGATCGCGCTGCTGTCCTACCGGAGTAAGCCCACCTGTGGAGGTCAAGGCGTCTACCTCCGCCACCTGAGCAGGGAACTGGTCGCACTCGGCCACCACGTCGAGGTCTTCTCCGGCCAGCCGTACCCCGAGCTCGACGAGGGCGTGGTGCTCAACAAGGTCCCGAGCCTCGACCTCTACCGCGACGAGGATCCCTTCCGCACGCCGAAGCTGCACGAGTACCGCGACTGGATCGACTGGCTCGAGGTCGGCACCATGTGGACGGCGGGCTTCCCCGAGCCGCTGACCTTCACGCTGCGCGCCTACCGCGAGATGAAGCGGCGCCGCAAGGACTTCGACGTCGTCCAGGACAACCAGACGCTCGGGTACGGCCTGCTCGGCATCCAGAAGCTACTCCCGGTGGTCGGCACGATCCACCACCCGATCAGCGTCGACCGGCGCATCGAGCTGGAAGCGGCCAAGGGCGTCAAGAAGCTCACCATGCGCCGGTGGTACGGCTTCGTGAAGATGCAGGCCAAGGTCGCCCCGCGGCTGAGCCCGATCCTCACGGTGAGCGAGTCGAGCCTGGCCGACATCCACCGCGACTTCAACGTGCCGCAGGCAAACATGCGCCTGATCCCGCTGGGCGTCGACACGCGCTACTTCCACCCGCGGCCCGACAAGCCGCGCAGGAAGGGCTCCATCGTCGCCGTGGCGAGCGCCGACTCCCCCATGAAGGGCGTCTCGACGCTGCTGAGAGCGGTCGCCAAGCTGGCCACCGAGCGCGACGTGACCCTCACCGTGGTCAGCAAGCCCACGCCCGGCGGCCCGACCGAGCAACTGGTCCAGGAGCTCTCCCTGCAGGACAGGGTCCGCTTCGTCCACGGCATCTCCGACGACGAGCTGGGCGAGCTGATCGCCACCTCGGAGATCTCCGTGGTCCCGAGCCTCTACGAGGGCTTCTCGCTGCCCGCCGTCGAGCACATGGCCTGCGCCACGCCGCTGGTCGCCAGCCGTACGGGTGCGCTGCCCGAGGTGGTCGGCGACGCCGCGGTGCAGGTGACGCCGGGTGACCCCGAGGAGCTGGCCGCGGTGCTGCGCCGCCTGCACGACGATCCCGAGGAGCGCGAGCGGGTCGGCAGGGCGGGCTACGACCGCGTGATGGAGCGCTACACCTGGAACGTCGTCGCCAAGAAGACCGTCGAGGCCTACGGAGAGGCCATTGAGGAGTTCGGCAAGTGCTGACCGTCGACTTCGCCCGGCTGCCGGTCGGGCCGGGTATGCGCGTGCTCGATCTGGGGTGCGGCGGCGGCCGCCACGCCTTCGAGGTGCTGCGCAGGGGCGCGGACGTGGTCGCCTTCGACATGGACCAGTCCGAGCTCGACGGCGTCAAGTCGATGTTCGCGGCGATGGAGGAGACCGGCGAGGCCGTGGGCACCGGCGAGACGGTGCAGGGCACCGCGCTGGACATGCCGTTCGAGGACGGCACCTTCGACCGGGTGATCGCCGCCGAGGTGCTGGAGCACATCCACGAGGACACGACCGCCATGCGGGAGATCCTTCGCGTGCTCAAGCCGGGCGGGCTGGCCGCGGTCACCGTTCCGGCGTTCCTGCCCGAGCGGATCTCGTGGGCGCTGAGCGAGGAGTACCACACCGCTCCCGGCGGGCACATCCGGATCTACACGCTGGCGGAGCTCAGGGCCAAGCTCAAGGCCACCGGCTTCAAGGTCGGCCCGCACCACTTCGCGCACGGCCTGCACGCGCCGTACTGGTGGATCAAGTGCGCGGTCGGCGTCGACAATGACGAGCACCCGCTGGTCAAGGCCTACCATCAGCTGCTGGTCTGGGACATCATGAAGCGGCCCAGGACGACCAGGATCGCCGAGGCGGTGCTGAACCAGCTCATCGGCAAGAGCGTGGTGCTCTACCTCAGGAAGCCCGCGTGATCTCCAGCGGCCAGGTCCTCCAGACGGCGCAGAGCATCGCGGACATCCAGGAGGACGACGGCGGCGTGCCATGGCCCGAGGGCCACGTCGACGCGTGGAACCACGTCGAGTGCCTGATGGCCATGGCGGTGGCGGGCCTCACCGGCAACGTCGAGCGCGGCTACGCCTGGCTGGAGCGACACCAGCGCGACGACGGCTCCTGGCCCATGAAGCTGGTCAAGGGAGAGGCCGTCGAGCGAGGCGGGGAGTCCAACCACGCCGCGTACGTCGCGGTCGGCGTCTGGCACGACCTCCTGGTCACCGGCGAGCCGGAGCGGGCGCGCGAGCGCTGGCCCATGGTCAAGAAGGCCCTCGACTACGTCGTCGACCTCCAGACCCCGCGCGGCGAGATCGTCTGGGAGCGCGACGCCCAGGGCCGCGCCGCGGGATACGCCCTGCTCACCGGCTGTTCCTCCATCCACCAGGGCCTGCGCAGCGGCGTCCTGCTCGCCGACCGCCTCGACGACCCTCAGCCGCACTGGGAGCTGGCCGCCGACCGGCTGGCCGGCGCGCTGCAGAACCACCCCGACGCCTTCGCCGACAAGAGCCGCTTCTCGATGGACTGGTACTACCCCGTCCTCGGCGGCGCCGTCCGCGGTGACCAGGGGGCCGACCTGCTGGACAAGGAGTGGGACACGTTCGTGGTGCCGGGCCTCGGCATCCGCTGCGTCTCCGACCAGCCGTGGGTGACCGGCGCGGAGACCTGCGAGCTGGTCCTGGCGCTCGACGCCCTGGGTGACCGCGAGCGCGCCGAGCAGCTGTTCGCCGACATGCAGCACCTGCGCCACGAGGACGGCTCGTACTGGACGGGCTGGCAGTTCGCCAACCGCAAGCACTTCCCGCACGAGCGATCCGGCTACACCGCCGCCGCGGTGGTGCTCGCCGCCGACGCCCTGCTCGGGCTCACCTCGGGCGCGGCCCTCTTCCGCGACATCCCCTCCACGTACGGCAGGCAGGCCTGGCCCCACCGCGCTCACGTGGCTGAGGTCCGTCCAAGCACGCCACTCCAGCACGACTCCGGCTGATCGCCGTTACATCACCCCCGAAGCAAGCCGTTTTGCCGTTTCTTTGCCACGAGAATCGGAGCGCCGTCGAGGAGCGCCGCAAGGCCGTCACTAGGTTCGTGGCTGGCCGTACGATGCGTCTTCGGGGGAAGAGTGGGCGACACGGGCACACTGCCGTTCTTGGACCAGCTCAGGATCGAGCCGATCAACTCCCCCGCGCAGGGCATGCGCCGCCTCCTGGCGAAGGATCCGGCCGAGGCCGATCTGGGCAGGCGGCGTTTCCGCCTCAGAGCCGGTGAGGTCCGCGCCACGCTGGAGCGAGCCGAACGCTCCCACATCTTCGGCTACAACGCCGTCCTGTCCTACGAGACGGGCAAGATCGACGAGTTGCCCGCCGAGCAGCGGGGGTTCGGCTACGAGGGCGCGGCCATGGCGTGCGCCACGCTCGACCTGATCACCATGAGCAGGGGCCGGCGGGTGCACGAACTGCTGGCCGGCCTCGCCGTACGCCATCGGCACGCCGCGCACCTGGGCATCGGCCGCGCCTACGCCAGGTTGCGCCTGCGCCCGCTCTGGGGGTTCAGGAGCAGCCATCCGCTGCTGCGGTGGCTGGCGGTCGACGGGTTCGGCTTCCAGCGCTCGCTCACCCACGCCGACCGCATGGTGGGCGAGCGGTCCATGCCCGACCTGCTGACCAGGGGGCATCGGGCCATCTTCGACCAGGGCCTGGGCCGCATGCTGTGGTTCCACGACTGCGCCTGCCCCGAGGACGTCGCGGCGCGCGTCGCGGAGTTCCCCGCGGGGCGCAGGGGCGACCTGTGGAGCGGGGTGGCGTTCGCGGCCACCTACGTGGGCGGCGCCGACCTGGACGAGCTCTGCAGCCTGGCGGCCCACGCCACCGCCGACGGCTTCCGCGCCCATCTGGCGCAGGGCGCGGCCTTCGCGATCGCCGCACGGCTGCAGGAGGGACACGTGCCCGAGCAGGCGGGGCACGCCGTCCACCTGCTGGCGGGGGCCGACCCCGAGGAGGCGGCGTCGTGGACGGACACCGCGCTGATCGCGCTGGGCCACGACCCCCACACCCACGAGGACTTCCAGGCCTGGCACGCCCACACGCGCCGCGCGATGACCCGCCGCCACCGCTAGAGGCGCGCGAGGACCCTCAGCGAGCCCGTCACCGAGACCTCCTTGAAGGCTCCCGACTCCAGCGCGCGCAGATAGACGCGGTAGGGGGCCTGGCCGCCGTCGGCGGGGTCGGGATAGATGTCGTGGAAGACCAGCGCGCCGCCGGGGGCGACGTGCGGCGCCCAGCCCTCGTAGTCGCGCGTCACCGGCTCCTCGGAGTGGCCGCCGTCGATGAACAGCATGCCGAGCGGCGTGTTCCACAGCCGCGCCACCTGCTCCGACCTGCCCACGATCGCGATGACCTCGTCCTCGAGCCCGGCCGCGGCGATCGTGGCGCGGAAGGTCGGCAGGGAGTCCATCTTGCCGAAGCGCGGATCCACCAGCGTCGGGTCGTGGTGCGCCCAGCCGGGCTGGATCTCCTCCGAACCCCTGTGGTGGTCGACCGTCACCACGACCGAGCCGACCTGCCTGGCGGCCGCGCCGAGGTAGACGGCCGACTTGCCGCAGTAGGTGCCGATCTCGCAGATGGGACCGTGCTTGCCGTACTGGAGGGCCGCCTCGTAGAGGGCCCGCCCCTCGACACGGGGCATGAAACCCTTGGCGCGCTCGGCGGCCTGCAGCAGGTGGGGCGGCATCTCCATGACGAGCACCCTACTGGAGGACCTGCAAACCGAACATTCCTCTTGAACCGGATTCTGGAACCTGTTCTACTTGGCAACGTGAACCAGCGCGCCCGCATCGCGATGTCCGACGACGACGTCACCGCCTTCCTCAGGGAGTCGCGCAAGCTGCAGCTCGCGACCATCAACGCGGACGGCACGCCGCATCTGGTCACCATGTTCTACGCGCTGGACGGCGAGGGCAGGATCGCCTTCTGGACCTACGGCAAGGCCCAGAAGACACGGAACCTCGAGCGCGACCCGCGCGTCAGCTGCCTGATCGAGACCGGCGACGACTACGCCGAACTGCGCGGCATCCTGCTGTACGGCGTGGCCAAGCAGGCCGGCAGGACGCTCGACATCGGCATGGAGATCGCCAGGAGGATGACACCCGGCGTGCCCGACGAGCTGCTCCGCGAATACGTGGAGCACACGGGGAGAAAACGCGTCGCCTTCGTCGTGGAGCCCACCAAAGTGGTGTCATGGGACCACAGGAGGCTGTCATGAGAATCAAAGTCGACGACCTGGTGTGCGAGGCCAACGCGGTCTGCATGGGACTCGTCCCTGAAGTCTTCGAAGTGGACGACGACGACCAGCTGCACATCCTGCTGCCCGAGCCGCCGCCCGAGATGTTGGACCGCGTCCGCCACGCGGTGCGGTCATGTCCGAAAGCCGCCCTCTCTCTCGAGGAGTGAACCCCCCATGCGCGCAGCGCTGCTCCACACCGTAGGAGACGACAAGCTCGACATCCGCGACGACGTCACGCTGGCTCCGGTCGGCCCGACGCAGGTGCGCGTGAAGATCAGGGCGACCGGCGTCTGCCACTCCGACCTGTCGGCGATGAGCGGCGTGGTGCCCCAGCCGGTGCCGCTGGTCCTCGGCCACGAGGGGGCGGGCGAGGTCGTCGAGGTGGGCGACCACGTCACCTCCGTCCAGCCCGGCGACCACGTCATCATCAACTGGCGGCCCTCCTGCCAGGAGTGCGCGCTGTGCGTGGGCGGCCAGCCGTACCTCTGCATGAAGTACATCGTCGAGTCCTTCACCACCGGGAACTTCCGGATCGGCGGCGACACCATGGCGTACGGCATGGCCGGGTGCGGCACCTGGGCCGAGGAGATCGTCGTGCCGTGGCAGGGCGCCATCAAGGTCGACCCCTCTCTCCCGTGGGAGGCGGCCGCCCTGATCGGCTGCGGCATCACCACCGGCGTCGGCGCGGCCATCAACACCGCCCGCGTACGGCCCGGCAGCACCGTCGCCGTCATCGGCTGCGGCGGCGTCGGCCTCTCGGTCATCCAGGGCGCCCGCATCTCCGGCGCCCGCACCATCCTCGCCATCGACCCCCTCGCCGCCAAGCACGAGCTCGCCCTCAAGGTCGGCGCCACCCACGCCGTCACCCCCGACGACCTGCCAGGGGCGCTGCAGGAGCTCACCGGCGGGGCGGGCTTCGACTACGGCTTCGAGGTGGTCGGCAAGGCCGCCACCATCCAGTCCGCCTGGCAGCTCACCCGCCAGGGCGGCGACGTCATCGTGGTCGGCGCGGGCGCCATGGACGACATGGTGCAGATCTCCGCCTTCAGCCTGCTGTTCGAGGGCAAGAACCTGCTCTCCTCGCTGTACGGCGAGGCGGACGTGCGCCACGACTTCCCGTACTTCGGCGAGCTGTACAAGTCGGGCCAGCTCGACCTCGACTCGATGATCAGCGCCCGCATCAAGCTGACGGACCTGAACGAGGCGGTCGCCGCCCTGCGCAACGGCGAAGCCCTCCGCCAAATCGTCCTCATCGACTAACGGCTGCGGCGTCTTGTGGGGGGCTCGACGCCCTCAACCGGAGCCGGGGCCCTGAAGTCAGGTGAGCCACACCAGGAAGGCACTGCTAGAGCCGTCACGTCTCCCGTGATCTTTGGTGCCGACGCGGCTAGCGGGCGTCTGAAGCGTCATGATGCCTGGTCGGCGAGTGATGATTCGAAATGGCGCGGTA
This window of the Nonomuraea africana genome carries:
- a CDS encoding prenyltransferase, which produces MISSGQVLQTAQSIADIQEDDGGVPWPEGHVDAWNHVECLMAMAVAGLTGNVERGYAWLERHQRDDGSWPMKLVKGEAVERGGESNHAAYVAVGVWHDLLVTGEPERARERWPMVKKALDYVVDLQTPRGEIVWERDAQGRAAGYALLTGCSSIHQGLRSGVLLADRLDDPQPHWELAADRLAGALQNHPDAFADKSRFSMDWYYPVLGGAVRGDQGADLLDKEWDTFVVPGLGIRCVSDQPWVTGAETCELVLALDALGDRERAEQLFADMQHLRHEDGSYWTGWQFANRKHFPHERSGYTAAAVVLAADALLGLTSGAALFRDIPSTYGRQAWPHRAHVAEVRPSTPLQHDSG
- a CDS encoding ferredoxin, with the translated sequence MRIKVDDLVCEANAVCMGLVPEVFEVDDDDQLHILLPEPPPEMLDRVRHAVRSCPKAALSLEE
- a CDS encoding glycosyltransferase family 4 protein — protein: MPVGDSLRIALLSYRSKPTCGGQGVYLRHLSRELVALGHHVEVFSGQPYPELDEGVVLNKVPSLDLYRDEDPFRTPKLHEYRDWIDWLEVGTMWTAGFPEPLTFTLRAYREMKRRRKDFDVVQDNQTLGYGLLGIQKLLPVVGTIHHPISVDRRIELEAAKGVKKLTMRRWYGFVKMQAKVAPRLSPILTVSESSLADIHRDFNVPQANMRLIPLGVDTRYFHPRPDKPRRKGSIVAVASADSPMKGVSTLLRAVAKLATERDVTLTVVSKPTPGGPTEQLVQELSLQDRVRFVHGISDDELGELIATSEISVVPSLYEGFSLPAVEHMACATPLVASRTGALPEVVGDAAVQVTPGDPEELAAVLRRLHDDPEERERVGRAGYDRVMERYTWNVVAKKTVEAYGEAIEEFGKC
- a CDS encoding class I SAM-dependent methyltransferase, which translates into the protein MEMPPHLLQAAERAKGFMPRVEGRALYEAALQYGKHGPICEIGTYCGKSAVYLGAAARQVGSVVVTVDHHRGSEEIQPGWAHHDPTLVDPRFGKMDSLPTFRATIAAAGLEDEVIAIVGRSEQVARLWNTPLGMLFIDGGHSEEPVTRDYEGWAPHVAPGGALVFHDIYPDPADGGQAPYRVYLRALESGAFKEVSVTGSLRVLARL
- a CDS encoding DMT family transporter, with translation MAWVLLVLAAGLEIVWATALERSDGFSRPWPALLGVAAAALSLVLLTFALRSLPMGTAYAVWVGLGAVGVAAAGIVALGESASPARLACLALIVLGVIGLRLLDG
- a CDS encoding class I SAM-dependent methyltransferase; this encodes MLTVDFARLPVGPGMRVLDLGCGGGRHAFEVLRRGADVVAFDMDQSELDGVKSMFAAMEETGEAVGTGETVQGTALDMPFEDGTFDRVIAAEVLEHIHEDTTAMREILRVLKPGGLAAVTVPAFLPERISWALSEEYHTAPGGHIRIYTLAELRAKLKATGFKVGPHHFAHGLHAPYWWIKCAVGVDNDEHPLVKAYHQLLVWDIMKRPRTTRIAEAVLNQLIGKSVVLYLRKPA
- a CDS encoding DUF2000 domain-containing protein, which codes for MTRAPAFKTEDGAVGRVDGMRFDTKIGIVVREDLAAWQKLNVTAFLASAVAGGEPETIGRPYEDGSGNEYLPMFRQPVLVYATDGEGLAGVRERAMARGLRVAVYTEDLFKTGNDDDNRAAVRAVLEEDLRLVGLAIYGPRNAVDKVTKGLSLHP
- a CDS encoding GDP-mannose 4,6-dehydratase codes for the protein MARRALITGITGQDGSYLAEHLLASGYEVWGLARGQANPRVSRMRKLLADVQVVRGDLLDQGSLISAVEKVQPDEVYNLGAISFVPMSWEQAELTAEVTGMGVLRMLEAIRVCSSRGASIRFYQASSSEMFGQVSETPQNERTSFHPRSPYGVAKAYGHFLTQNYRESYGMFAVSGILFNHESPRRGAEFVTRKVSLGAARIKLGLASELRLGNLEARRDWGFAGDYVRAMHLMLQADTPEDYVIGTGRTHSVRELVEAAFTAAGLDWEKYVVGDQSLHRPAEVDLLCADPKKARVQLGWEPTVPFEELVAMMVESDIRLLSNGGDPDQDSSWP
- a CDS encoding SDR family NAD(P)-dependent oxidoreductase; the protein is MTRRVALVTGGSRGIGAAIALRLAAEGADVVITYARAADRAATVVKEIEAAGVRGLAVAAEASDARQVVAAVERTVAEFGRIDVVVSNAGVAPFGPLEDVTLEEVDSTLAIHARAAFVLAQAAARHMGRGGRIICIGSSLAERVPYPGWTLYSMSKSALIGLTKGLARDLGPRGITANLVHPGSTDTEMNPADSQEAEEERAFTALNTYCSPDDIAATVAHLAGEGGRHITGAAITVDAGTTA
- a CDS encoding pyridoxamine 5'-phosphate oxidase family protein, producing the protein MNQRARIAMSDDDVTAFLRESRKLQLATINADGTPHLVTMFYALDGEGRIAFWTYGKAQKTRNLERDPRVSCLIETGDDYAELRGILLYGVAKQAGRTLDIGMEIARRMTPGVPDELLREYVEHTGRKRVAFVVEPTKVVSWDHRRLS
- a CDS encoding TetR/AcrR family transcriptional regulator, translated to MEAVTNPRRERVDAARNRAKILAAAAEIVSVHGVEGLAMAEVAAAAGVGVGTLYRRFGDRSGLAYALIDEREREFQSAFIQGPPPLGPGADPVTRIRAFLHALTDRTVEQLDLLLMAETASPFARFGGAYDGYHAHLSMLIGQADPKADAYVLADQLLAPLAASLLAHRLRTCGVTVDRVKSALDQLLPLR
- a CDS encoding Zn-dependent alcohol dehydrogenase; its protein translation is MRAALLHTVGDDKLDIRDDVTLAPVGPTQVRVKIRATGVCHSDLSAMSGVVPQPVPLVLGHEGAGEVVEVGDHVTSVQPGDHVIINWRPSCQECALCVGGQPYLCMKYIVESFTTGNFRIGGDTMAYGMAGCGTWAEEIVVPWQGAIKVDPSLPWEAAALIGCGITTGVGAAINTARVRPGSTVAVIGCGGVGLSVIQGARISGARTILAIDPLAAKHELALKVGATHAVTPDDLPGALQELTGGAGFDYGFEVVGKAATIQSAWQLTRQGGDVIVVGAGAMDDMVQISAFSLLFEGKNLLSSLYGEADVRHDFPYFGELYKSGQLDLDSMISARIKLTDLNEAVAALRNGEALRQIVLID
- a CDS encoding DUF1702 family protein; its protein translation is MDQLRIEPINSPAQGMRRLLAKDPAEADLGRRRFRLRAGEVRATLERAERSHIFGYNAVLSYETGKIDELPAEQRGFGYEGAAMACATLDLITMSRGRRVHELLAGLAVRHRHAAHLGIGRAYARLRLRPLWGFRSSHPLLRWLAVDGFGFQRSLTHADRMVGERSMPDLLTRGHRAIFDQGLGRMLWFHDCACPEDVAARVAEFPAGRRGDLWSGVAFAATYVGGADLDELCSLAAHATADGFRAHLAQGAAFAIAARLQEGHVPEQAGHAVHLLAGADPEEAASWTDTALIALGHDPHTHEDFQAWHAHTRRAMTRRHR